In a single window of the Acinetobacter tibetensis genome:
- a CDS encoding alpha/beta hydrolase, with the protein MTSLKIPTTYQADVLGPDYQQLVLEFPDDYEGKVVATLVRKKNTQATTKAILYIHGFIDYFFQTEMADQFNQQGFDFYALDLRKYGRSRLGHQQLYNVRDLSEYDAEINKALEIIQAEGHDAVLLSGHSTGGLICTLFAAHHPQHSLIKGLWANSPFYDFNMNEFEKNKALPQLSKLGRLLPNLTIPSGLNKWYVPSLHCHYHGEWNFNLEWKQPSYKMVKLSFVRAIYEAQKEIHAGVTLTIPTIVMHSHQTTNPKKWGIEAQTSDVILNVNDIQKYAEKMIGDISIQTIENGLHDLVLSAPKVREQVYQHLFAWIKEKGI; encoded by the coding sequence ATGACATCGCTCAAAATTCCTACCACCTATCAAGCCGATGTTCTAGGGCCAGATTATCAACAGCTTGTGCTTGAATTCCCCGATGATTATGAAGGCAAAGTCGTTGCGACTTTAGTCCGCAAAAAAAATACTCAAGCCACCACCAAAGCAATTTTGTACATTCATGGTTTTATTGATTATTTCTTTCAAACCGAAATGGCAGATCAGTTCAATCAGCAGGGTTTTGATTTTTACGCACTGGATTTACGCAAATATGGACGTTCCCGTTTAGGGCATCAACAACTCTATAATGTACGTGATTTAAGTGAATATGATGCAGAAATTAATAAAGCGTTAGAAATTATTCAAGCTGAAGGTCATGATGCTGTGTTGTTAAGCGGGCACTCAACAGGTGGACTCATTTGTACCCTATTTGCAGCCCATCACCCGCAGCATTCATTGATTAAGGGGCTATGGGCAAACAGTCCTTTTTATGATTTCAACATGAACGAGTTTGAAAAAAATAAAGCGTTACCGCAACTCAGCAAACTAGGTCGATTGCTTCCGAATCTCACTATTCCAAGCGGTTTGAATAAATGGTACGTCCCTAGCCTACATTGTCACTATCACGGTGAATGGAATTTTAACCTTGAGTGGAAACAACCAAGCTACAAGATGGTAAAACTCAGCTTTGTGCGAGCCATCTATGAAGCTCAAAAAGAGATTCACGCAGGCGTAACACTCACTATTCCCACTATAGTTATGCATTCACATCAAACCACGAACCCGAAAAAATGGGGGATTGAAGCTCAGACCAGTGACGTGATTTTAAATGTTAATGATATTCAAAAATACGCCGAGAAAATGATTGGGGATATCAGCATTCAAACCATTGAAAATGGTTTGCACGATTTGGTTTTATCCGCACCTAAAGTTCGTGAACAGGTTTATCAGCACTTATTTGCTTGGATAAAAGAGAAAGGTATCTGA
- a CDS encoding transcriptional regulator produces MMNKQTLVEKRQRIDQFRQSSSLSPLHAEQLGQSIASSWQRSASAAIPKDRMAAPINHQHRRGLNGALEHALQLCTEDLKHIAQQSSMVIAVGDIGSTIVWSASSHQMQSAAESVHFVEGGQWREELVGTNALALSLKTQQSSCVFSNEHYMTSIQDWVCYAAPIIDPYSKQVLGVIDLSTTWKNHNSLGLLAAERCASIIQSALLEHQKQQLFIRAFAVPQILFNGKTLVLTPRQIEILAILALCPQGLTLDTLHQALYGERKVSVGTLKAEMSQLRDILGGMLGSRPYRLLVNVDADFLQAEQALDAGYLETALKLYTGVFLAKTESPFLCAWRDCLESRLSDAIFKANETDVLLKHVAHFPEAIDAVERLIELMPKTHPVHQTLLKFKDREDF; encoded by the coding sequence ATGATGAATAAGCAAACATTAGTAGAAAAAAGACAACGGATTGATCAGTTCCGCCAAAGTAGTAGCCTTTCGCCGTTACATGCAGAACAATTAGGGCAAAGTATTGCAAGCTCATGGCAGCGTTCAGCCTCGGCAGCGATTCCTAAGGACCGTATGGCAGCGCCAATTAATCATCAGCATCGTCGTGGTTTAAACGGCGCCTTAGAGCATGCCTTACAACTTTGCACTGAAGATCTCAAACATATTGCCCAGCAATCTTCCATGGTGATTGCAGTGGGTGATATCGGCAGTACCATTGTGTGGTCGGCATCAAGCCATCAAATGCAGAGTGCGGCTGAAAGTGTACACTTTGTTGAAGGCGGGCAGTGGCGAGAAGAGTTGGTTGGTACCAATGCATTAGCATTGTCGTTAAAAACCCAGCAATCGAGTTGTGTGTTCTCTAATGAGCATTACATGACTTCAATACAAGATTGGGTGTGTTATGCGGCACCAATAATTGACCCTTATTCAAAGCAAGTCCTAGGGGTCATTGATTTATCGACCACATGGAAAAACCACAATAGTTTGGGGCTTTTAGCTGCTGAGCGTTGTGCCTCGATTATTCAATCCGCCTTATTGGAACATCAAAAGCAACAGTTATTTATTCGTGCATTTGCTGTGCCGCAAATTTTGTTCAATGGCAAGACGTTAGTACTGACTCCACGTCAAATTGAGATTCTGGCGATTCTGGCTTTGTGTCCTCAAGGGCTAACCTTAGATACTTTGCATCAAGCACTTTATGGGGAGCGTAAGGTCAGTGTGGGAACACTAAAGGCAGAAATGTCACAACTTCGTGATATTTTGGGAGGCATGTTAGGCTCAAGACCTTACCGTTTGTTGGTCAATGTCGATGCGGATTTTTTACAGGCAGAGCAAGCTTTAGACGCTGGATATTTGGAAACTGCATTAAAGCTGTATACAGGCGTATTCTTGGCGAAAACCGAAAGTCCATTTTTATGTGCTTGGCGGGATTGTTTAGAGTCACGTTTAAGTGATGCCATTTTTAAAGCCAACGAAACTGATGTATTACTAAAACACGTGGCGCATTTTCCAGAAGCAATAGATGCGGTAGAGCGTTTGATTGAACTGATGCCTAAGACACATCCTGTTCATCAAACGCTGTTGAAATTTAAGGATAGAGAGGATTTTTAA